A stretch of the Gemmatimonadaceae bacterium genome encodes the following:
- a CDS encoding efflux RND transporter permease subunit, whose protein sequence is MRGTSCGISEMRKDRYDRAWRHRRNRHGRRGDDAFPIIAVFVPLHSCRVSPASGFQPFALTIACSVLVSLFVSFSLDRCSRRTGLTRIRKSMKAWITKKLAKFNLWFNGLANGYRRVVRWALDHPKSMMFLAVASFRPALSMPALGLVGGEFFPLEDNAEVSLTVDAPPGANIDFSRQKTGETLRLVEKYRK, encoded by the coding sequence GTGCGCGGAACATCTTGCGGCATATCAGAGATGAGGAAAGACCGTTACGACCGCGCGTGGAGGCACCGACGAAATCGACACGGCCGTCGCGGCGACGACGCGTTTCCCATCATCGCCGTGTTCGTACCATTGCATTCCTGCAGGGTGTCTCCGGCCAGTGGATTTCAGCCATTCGCCCTCACCATCGCCTGCTCGGTGCTGGTTTCGCTGTTCGTGTCGTTCTCGCTCGATCGATGCTCTCGGCGTACTGGCCTGACCCGCATCAGGAAGAGCATGAAGGCGTGGATCACCAAAAAGCTCGCCAAGTTCAATCTCTGGTTCAACGGCTTGGCCAATGGCTACCGCCGTGTGGTCAGGTGGGCCTTGGATCATCCCAAGTCGATGATGTTCCTGGCGGTGGCCAGCTTTCGTCCCGCCCTGTCCATGCCGGCGCTCGGCCTGGTGGGTGGCGAGTTCTTCCCGCTGGAAGACAATGCCGAAGTGTCGCTAACCGTCGACGCGCCTCCGGGCGCCAATATCGACTTCTCGCGCCAGAAAACCGGCGAGACGCTCCGGTTGGTGGAGAAGTATCGGAAGTGA